The genomic window GCTGCGCCACGTGCTGGCCAGGGCCGAGCCGTTCGTCGTGCTGACCGAGGAGGCGCACCGGGTCCGGCTGGCCGACGCCACTGACCGCCCGCTGCGCCTCCTGGACCGCGAGGCCCAGGCGCAAGCGCTGCCCGGCCCGCGCGCCGCCACGCCCGCGAGCGCCGCAGCAGCCGCCGCCGTGATCGACGCCGCAGTCGACGCCGCCGACCTGGCCTGTGTCTTCTTCACCTCGGGCTCCACCGGCCTGCCAAAGGGTGCGCTGCTGGAGCACCGCAACCTGCTGAGCGCCTTCCACGGCTGGCAGCGGGAGCTCGGGCTGACCCCGGCCGACCGCCATCTGCAGAGCACCACCTTCGAGTTCGACGTGTTCACCGCCGACTGGCTGCGCGCCCTCTGCTCCGGCGGCTCGCTGATCATGTTCGAGCCCAACGTCACCCTGGACCGCACGCCCGACCTGGGCGCGCTCCACCAGCTCCTGACGACCCAGCAGGTCACCGTCGTCGGCATCAGCGCCCGGACGTTCCAGCGGCTCTACGCCCACGTCGGCCGGTTCGGGCTGTGGCTGGGGTCGGTGCGGCTGCTTCTGGTGGGAGCCGAGAAGTGGTACCTGGACCGGCAGTTGGAGGTGCAGCAGTACCTGGGTGAGCAGGTCAGAGTGGTCAACAGCTACGGGACGGCCGAGGCCGGGATCGACAACCTGCACTTCGAACCGGCCGATCTGCCGGGCCCGGTGACCCACCCCGAGCGGGTGTCGCTGATCGGCCGGCCTTATCCGGGGACGGAGGTCATGGTGGTCGACGCGGCCGGCCGGCCCGTCGGCCCCGGGGTGGTGGGGGAGATCCAGCTCGCCGGCGCGGTGGTCGGCCGCGGCTACCTCGGCGAGCCGGCGCTGACCGCGGCGCGGTTCCACCCCGTCGACCTCCGCCCCGGCAGCCCGCTCTGCTACCGGACGGGGGACGCCGGGCGGCTGCGCGAGGACGGCCTGGTGGAGTACCTCGGCCGGCTCGACACCAACGGCGGGGTCGAGGCGGTGGCCGAACTGGCCGAACTCGACGGCGTGTTGCGCTCCCATCCGCTGGTGGCCGAGAGCTGGGCGGCCGACATCGAGCTGATCCCGGTCGAGTCGGCCGAGGCCGGTGCGGCGCAGCGCCCGCTGGTGCGCGTGGGGTACGTGGTGCCGGTCGACCCCGAGGCGCCGTTCGACGCCGAGCAGGTGCGGGCCCACGCGGTCGAGCGGCTGCCCGGCGGCCGGGGACCGGAGGTGGTGGTGCCGCTGCCGGTGCTGCCCCGCACCCGGGCCGGCAAGGTGGATCGCGCTGGCCTGCCGCTGCCGGCCGCCCAGCAGCTCGAAGCCGCGGGCGCCGTGGCTGCCGGGAGTGCCAAGGGGGCCGGGGCGGTTCCGGTGGGTGCGGGACGCAAGGCGGCTGCTGGGGGCAAGGCGGGGGTGCCGCTCGGCAAGACCCGGGCGTCCGCGCTCAAGGGCCGGGCCGTGGGAGCCGGGCCGGCCGGAGCACTGGCGCGCCCGGCTCCGCAAAGGCGGGCGCGGTGGTGGCCGCTGCGCTGGTGGCCGGCCCGGCGACGACCCGGCCCGCCGCCTGCGGACCGCCCGCCCCGCACCCCGTAGCCCCGCACCCGATAGCGCCGCACCCTGTAGCCCTGCTCACCGGCGTGGCGCTCAGCAGCAGGCGAGTCCGCTGGCGGTGCTCAGCGGACCAGGCCGGCGAAGAGCAGGCCGAGGTCCGCGTTGGCGGCGCGGACCAGAGCCTCGGCGGTGTCCAGTGCGGAGCGCGACCGCGCCGCGATGGCCACCCCGACCGAGGGGATCGGGTCGAAGGCGGTGTCGGGCAGCGTCGGCAGCAGCAGGGCGCCGTGGCGCTCGCAGCGGCGGGCGAGCCGCTGCAGGTGGTCGAAGAGGTGCTCCTGGGCCAGCCGCGCGCCCAGCGGGAGCTCGTCCAGGACCCGGACGAGGTGACCGGGGCCGCGGACCCGGTCGAGCCGGGCCTTGATCATGAA from Kitasatospora sp. NBC_01250 includes these protein-coding regions:
- a CDS encoding AMP-binding protein yields the protein MPQDEPREDMDPATERGSREAPRPATVHAAFEAQARRDPHAVAVRCGTEQLSYGELDRRADRLAAELRHLGLPRGGLVVVSLGRSPLVLVAMLGVLKAGGAYVPVEPTAPDRLLRHVLARAEPFVVLTEEAHRVRLADATDRPLRLLDREAQAQALPGPRAATPASAAAAAAVIDAAVDAADLACVFFTSGSTGLPKGALLEHRNLLSAFHGWQRELGLTPADRHLQSTTFEFDVFTADWLRALCSGGSLIMFEPNVTLDRTPDLGALHQLLTTQQVTVVGISARTFQRLYAHVGRFGLWLGSVRLLLVGAEKWYLDRQLEVQQYLGEQVRVVNSYGTAEAGIDNLHFEPADLPGPVTHPERVSLIGRPYPGTEVMVVDAAGRPVGPGVVGEIQLAGAVVGRGYLGEPALTAARFHPVDLRPGSPLCYRTGDAGRLREDGLVEYLGRLDTNGGVEAVAELAELDGVLRSHPLVAESWAADIELIPVESAEAGAAQRPLVRVGYVVPVDPEAPFDAEQVRAHAVERLPGGRGPEVVVPLPVLPRTRAGKVDRAGLPLPAAQQLEAAGAVAAGSAKGAGAVPVGAGRKAAAGGKAGVPLGKTRASALKGRAVGAGPAGALARPAPQRRARWWPLRWWPARRRPGPPPADRPPRTP